AAATACCCAACTCCGCAATTTTACGGGAAAGTACCGTTGTCGCATCCAAGTGTGCAAAAGTTGTTGCCGGAGCTGGATCGGTTAAATCATCCGCAGGTACATAAACCGCCTGTACAGATGTAATGGAACCTCTTTTAGTTGAAGTAATACGCTCTTGCATGGCACCCATCTCCGTAGCCAGGGTTGGTTGATAACCTACCGCAGAAGGCATACGTCCAAGCAGTGCTGATACCTCAGAACCTGCCTGGGTAAAACGGAAGATATTATCCACAAAGAACAAAACATCCTTTCCTTGACCTTCACCTGCCCCATCACGGAAATATTCCGCAATGGTTAACCCAGAAAGTGCTACACGAGCACGTGCTCCGGGAGGTTCGTTCATTTGACCAAAAACAAAAGTTGCTTTGGACTCTTTCATTGCCTTTTTGTCCACTTTGCTTAAATCCCATCCACCATCTTCCATGGAGTGCAAGAATTCATCCCCATATTTAATAATACCGGACTCCAACATTTCACGAAGAAGGTCATTCCCTTCACGTGTTCTTTCCCCTACTCCCGCGAATACCGAAAGACCACCATGCCCTTTGGCTATGTTATTAATTAATTCCTGAATCAAAACTGTCTTACCTACACCGGCACCACCGAACAATCCAATTTTACCACCTTTTGCATAAGGCTCAATCAAGTCGATTACTTTAATACCTGTGAATAAAACTTCCGTAGAAGTCGAGAGATCTTCAAATTTTGGTGCTTCACGGTGTATAGGCAAACCATCTTTACCGGCCTTGGGTAAATTACCTAAACCATCAATGGCATCACCAATTACATTAAACAAACGTCCGTAAACATCATCTCCTACCGGCATTTGAATCGCAGCTCCTGTAGCGACCACATCTGTTCCTCTACTTAAACCATCCGTGGAATCCATAGAGATAGTTCTT
This sequence is a window from Maribacter aestuarii. Protein-coding genes within it:
- the atpD gene encoding F0F1 ATP synthase subunit beta; translated protein: MSKVTGKVSQIIGPVVDVEFQSGADLPQIYDSLEITNKDKSKLVLEVQSHVGENTVRTISMDSTDGLSRGTDVVATGAAIQMPVGDDVYGRLFNVIGDAIDGLGNLPKAGKDGLPIHREAPKFEDLSTSTEVLFTGIKVIDLIEPYAKGGKIGLFGGAGVGKTVLIQELINNIAKGHGGLSVFAGVGERTREGNDLLREMLESGIIKYGDEFLHSMEDGGWDLSKVDKKAMKESKATFVFGQMNEPPGARARVALSGLTIAEYFRDGAGEGQGKDVLFFVDNIFRFTQAGSEVSALLGRMPSAVGYQPTLATEMGAMQERITSTKRGSITSVQAVYVPADDLTDPAPATTFAHLDATTVLSRKIAELGIYPAVDPLDSTSRILTAEILGKDHYACAQRVKELLQRYKELQDIIAILGMEELSEEDKLAVGRARRVQRFLSQPFHVAEQFTGIPGVLVDIKETIKGFNMIMDGELDHLPESAFNLKGTIEEAIEAGEKMLAEA